The following nucleotide sequence is from Chloroflexota bacterium.
CCTTCGACAGGCTCAGAGCCTGCCCTGAGTTAACCGAAGTGGCGAGCGAACGCGGTTCACGGAGCGGTCTAGTGGAGCCGCCCGCTCATTGCGACTCGCGGACCGACACGTCTTCCGAACTCACCCGAACCAGCTGCTTGCCGGTGTTTTCGCCGGTGAACAGCCCCACGAACGCCGCCGGCGCGTTCTCGATGCCCGCCACGATGTTCTCGCGGTAGGTGAGCTGGCCGGTCGTGACCCACTCGGTGAGCGCGGCCATGGCCTCAGGGTCGCGGTCCTCGAAGTCGTTGACCAGGAATCCCTCCATGCGCGCGCGGCGGCTGTGGAGGGTGCGCGAGTGCGGCGGCACCGGCGCAAGCTCTCGGGAGTGGTACTGCGAGATTGCGCCGCAGAGGGCGATGCGGGCGTGGAGATTGATGCGCCGCAGCAGGGCCTCCAGCACCTCGCCGCCCACGTTTTCAAAGATCACGTCGATGCCGTCGGGGCAGGCGCTGGCGAGCCCGTCGTCCAGCGGCTGGGTGCGGTAGTTGATCGCCGCGTCGAAGCCCAGCTCGTTGACCAGGTACATGCACTTGGCGTCGCTGCCGCAGGTGCCCACCACGCGGCAGCCCTGCAGCTTGGCGATCTGCCCGGCGGCGCTGCCCACGGCCCCCGCGGCGCCCGTGACCACCACGGTGTCGCCCGCGCGCGGTCGCGCCACTTCGAGCATGCCGTAGTAGGCCGTCAGGCCGGGCATGCCCAGGATGCCGAGCGCGGTCGAGAGCGGTGCGGCGTTACGGTCGATGATCTCCAGGTGTTCCAGCGTCGTGACGGCGTATTTCTGCCACCCGAACTCACCGCGCACGATCTCGCCCTCGCGCAGTCGCGGGTCGCTGGAAAAGACCACCTCGCCCACGCCCTCGCCGATCATCACCTGGCCGAGGGCAATCGGCTGCCCGCGCAGCGGCCTCCTCCACAGGCGCCCGCGCATGTAGGGATCGACGGAAACGTAGATCGTGCGCACGAACACCTCGCCGGCCGTGGGCCGCGGAATCGGCGACTCGACGATCTCGAAGTCGTCAACCCGCGGCACGCCCGTCGGCCGGCGGGCCAGGACGACCTGGGTGTTGGTTGGGGTGGCTGTCACGGAATGCCCCTCACCCTAGCCCTCTCCCGCAGGGAGAGGGGATAAGACCGGCCCGCCAGCGGTCGCTGGTAGGGAAGTCCCTATAGGAGACCTTGGTGTAGTCCTGCCGGCATTCCGGCGGAGGCCGGAATCCAGTCCGGTTGAATCTGGAGGCGCCTCGGACGCTCGGCGTCGGGCGGGTCGCAGATCCGCCTCCACCGGACTTCCCAAGGGTCTCATCGAGGGAGACGGGACAAGACCTGCGCGAGGCGACTGCTGCATGGAATCCCCAAGCGGCCCGGCAGACTACGCGACGCTCGCCAGACGCCGCTGCAGGTCCACGCCGGCCTCGATCTGGCCCATGAACTCGCGCGTCGACGTGAGCACGGTGCGCCAGTCGGGCTTGGCCGGCACGCAGTCAATCGAGAGGTAGCCCTCGTAGCCAATGGCGTCGAGCACGCGCACGATGTCGCTGAAGTCGAGATGGCCGGTGCCGGGCATCTGGCGATTGCTGTCGGCCAGGTGGATGTGCATGAGGTGCTTGCCCGCGGTCCGCAGCGCCTCCGTGACCGGACCGTCCTCGATGTTGAGGTGGAAGAAGTCGGCCACGATGCCCAGGTGATCCGATCCCACCGCCTCGACCACCGCGACCGCTTCGACGACCGAGTTCATGAACCCGGCGTAGCCCTCGAAGCGATTGACGGGCTCGATGGCCACCGGCACGCCCACGGTCTCGGCGTGAGCCGCGATCTCGCGCGCCGACTGCTCGAACTGATGCCGAAGCTCCGCTAGCGGCCTGGTGGTCACCGGGTACTCGGGCACGAACGACACCGCGCAGATCTCGTATACGGGCGGCTCGTCCAGCGTCGCGCCCAGGTCCAGGCAGCGCTTGGCGTAGTCGACGGCGTAGCGGCGCTTCGACTCATCGCTCGACGCCAAATCGCGCTCCTCGCCCGCGTGCCAGCCGCCCCAGGCCCCGAGCAGCGAGGGAACGCTCAGCCCCAGGTTCCGCGCCTTGTCGACCACGGCGTAGAACAGCGCCTCGTCGATACGGTCGGGTTCGGCGTCCAGGTCGACGCCGTCGTAGCCTGCCTCGGCCACGGCGCCCAGCACCGTGTCCGGGTCCTCCCACACCTGTCCGCCGGGGCTGCTCGCCAGCGTCGCCAGCACCACCGAGTACTTCAGCGCCATGGCTCAGTGCCCCATCTTGGAGAGCGCCTCGTCCACCGAGGCATTCGGCCCGATCAGCGCGTCCATGGCCGCCCGCTCCGTGACGCGCACGTGCTCGATCTGGGCGGGAAGGTCCGCCGCAGCCGCCAGCGGCACGTTGAGCAGGCCGTTCACGTCGCCGTGGATCAGGTCGCCCGGCTCGACCACCATGCCGTCGATCTCGATCGGAATGTCCATCGTGATGCGCCGCGGGTTGCCGTGGGAGACCGACGTGCCCGCCGCGAAGCACGGAAAGCGCATCTCGCGCATTTGGTCAATGTCGCGAATGGCGCCGTCGGTGACGAATGCCACAGCGCCAATGGCGCGGTAGAGCGTGGCGGCATAGTCGCCGAACATTGCGGCGCGCGCCTTGTGCGGGCCGACGTCCTGCACCACGACGATCGCGGGCTTGGGGGCGGCGGCCAGCAGCTCGGCGAACTCCCGCATGCCACGGCCCACCTCGATCGGGCCGGGTCCCGTGGTGTCGATCTGCGCGGTGACGGCGTAGCCCAACGTCACGCCAAGCTCCGGGTAAATGCAGCGCACCTTCGATCCGGCAAAGCCGACCCGGTGGTCGCGCACGCCCAACTCTTCGATGGCGTTCGACACCGTGGGGCTGTCGGCGGCCTTCAGCGCGGCAAAGGTGGTTTCGTCGAGCGGCCCGGATACCGACATGGCGGCTCCCTCGGTGGGCTGGCGCTGCGGGTCGATGCTATGCGCGGCGAAGTGTCAGCGTCAACGTGGGGGGCTTTGGCCAGATTGCTTACCTCAGCACTAGTCGGCCGAGTGCGCCGCCAGTCTTCACCCTCACCCCGACTCTCTCCCATCCAGGGAGAGGGAGCCGGACCGTGACCCGGCCATGGATCCTCCATGAATTTGCGCCCCATCTCTATCACTCCGAGGCTCGGCGAGGAATCTAAGGGGCCGGTAGCGGCCACAACGTCCTTAGATTTCTCACTCCGTTCGAAATGACATGTCCAGTGGCTCGCCGCGGCCCGTCCTAGTACGCCGCGATGTTGAGGACCGCCTGTTCCTCCGGCGTCAGGGCCTCGATCTGCTCCTGGCTCATGCCGCGGAAATGCGTATTCGGCGGGACCCCGGCTTCCTGTCCCCAGAGCTTCCGCTCCTCCAGCGACATTTGCGCGCGCATCTCCGGGGGCATGTAGCGATAGGAGTCGTTGAATCCCTTTACCCACCAGCGTTGGAAGAACAGGATCAGCGAGTAGCGCGGCCCGTCGCCGCGGTTGGTGCCGCCGGTGTGCCACAGGCTGGCGTCCCACATCAGCACCGATCCCGCCGGCGCCTCGGCGATCTTCCATCCGGGCGGCAGCGACACCGAGTCCTCGGGCGGAATCTCGTTCGTGAGGTGAGACCCCGGCCAGACCACCGGCCCGCCGGTCGTCGTGGAGAACTCCGTCAGGGCCCAGGCCGCCTGGATGCCCAGCGCATAGTGCCGCCCGCCCACGAACGGCTTGACCGTGAAATCGCTCCAGTCGGCGTGCAGGTTGCCCCCGAAGCGTTTGTGGTCCTTCTCGCCGGTCGGCATGGGCACGCGAATGGTGACGTCGTGGGCGAACATGTCGTTGCCCAGCACCCGCCGCGCCACCTCAATCGGGGCCGGGTAGCGCAGCGGCAGGCCGTGGAAGTGCCGGTGCTTGGCCTGCGCGTTGAACACCATCCGCAGGTTGGCGCTCTGCAGGCCGTATTTGCGCCCGATGGTCTCTTCGGAGGCCAGCGTCTCCTCGATCGCCGCGACCGAGGAGTCAATTTCGTCCTGCGGCAGCACACGCTCCAGGATGGTGTAGCCGTCGCGCTCGAGCTCGGCTGCGTGCCGCTCGATGTCCCAGCTCATGTCACCAGATGCGCGCGGCGCGCCGATTCCCTCGATCGGTCATGTCGCCGGGCACGCCGTAGCGGTGGCGGTAGCGCGTGCGCTCGATCGCCTCGGGCGTGGCCTTGTTCTCCGGGATGTCGCCCGGCCAGCCCTGGCCGCCCAAGTATTGAAACTCGTCGGACTTGCCGCAGAGCCAGAAATACATCTCGGCGGCGTCCACGCAGTCCCGCATCAGCTCCGAGTGGCGCAAGGTGTCCACCACGAAGTCCGCGAACTCGATGTCGAAGTGCGGCTCCTGGATCCAGTCGCGCCCGGGGTCCTCCGTGCGCCAGTAGTTGTACTTGAGCAGGTTTCGAATCCCGGTCGGCGCCGTGCGCGCCCCGCGCCGGTGCCAGATGTTGTAGGACGTGAGGAAGATCGAGCCCGCCGGCGCGGCGGTCAGCACGCTGCCCTTGATCGCGTCGTAGTGGGCCATGTGCTTCTCGCGCTGGTAAAGGAAGTGCGAGCCCGGCAGCAACTCCGTCGGGCCCATTTCCGGCGGCACGTCCTGCGGGTAGTAGAACACCTGGAGGTAGTTCACCTCCGGGCCATAGCGTGAGCCGCCGTCCCGGTGCCAGTCCTGCGGATGCCGCGGGGCGGTGCCGCGATGGTTCGACATCAGAACGGGCAGCGTGAAGTTGTCGCCGAGCAGCGAGCGCACCGCCCCGGCCGCCGCCGGATTGCAGATCACGTTCTCGATGAACCAATCCTCTTCCAGGATCTCCGAAGGTTCCGAGATCGGATGGTCGTCGAGGTAGGCCATCGCCCGCTGGTTGATCTCGTCCGGCACCACGCCTTCCAGAATCCAGTAGCCGTTGCGGCAGAACCAGATCACGTCGTCGTCGGTCATGGTGGGCGCGCAGGAGTAGGTGCGCTTGGTCAGCGTCATGCGGTCGCCCTCCGTTCCAGGATGAACTCGCAGGACAGCCCGTAGGTGCGGCCCTCGTCCATCAGCAGCGACAGCTCGGGGAACTTGACCACGCGCCAGCCGTCGTTGATGGCATCCAGGACGGTCTTATAGGGCCAATCCTCGGGCGGGGGCAGGGGATAGACCACCTCGCCGTCGCGGATCATGCGCATGCCGACCACGTCCGACACTTCAGAGGTCTTGGCCGCCTGGAGATAGAGCAGGTCCCAGCGCCGCGGCTTCTCCTTGCCGACGGCGTCCTCCAGCTCGCGCAGGCGCTCCTCGGTCAGCCGCCCTTCGCGCAGCTCGTCGATGCACTGCTGAACCATCTGCCGCAGGTCCTTCATCAGCAGACCTCCGCCGTTCGCGCCGTGGCGCTCGCGCCTCCCATCCTAGCTCGCGCGTGCCGCATGTTTTTGGAACCCCTCGGCAACCCTTCGTCGTTCCCGCGGGAGGAAACCTTTGCGAAATCCCTCCGTCATTCCGGCGGAAGCCGGAATCCAGTTCGGTCGAACCTGGAAGTCGGCGGCGGTTACCCCCACCTCATCGGACGCGCCCTGGTGGCCGCTCCCGTCGATCGGTGATGTCGCCCGGCACGCCGTAGCGACGGCGGTATCTGGCACGCTCGTCGGTGCCGGGCTCGGGCTTGGTCAGCAAAATGTCCGCGGGCCACGACTGACCGCCCAGATAGTGAAACTCGTCGATCTTTCCGCAGAGCCAGAAATACATCTCGGCGGCGTCTACGCAATCTCGGACCCCGTCGGCGAACCGCAGCCCGTCGACAACGAAGTCCGCCGACGCGACGTCGAACTCCGGGTTCACGATCCAGTCTCGCTGCGGGTCGGCGGTGCGCCAGTAGTTGTACTTGAGCAAGTGGCGCACGCCGGCCGCCGCCGGCGCCGTGCGGGCCGCCCGGCGGTGCCAGATGTTGTAGGCGGTGATGAAGATCGAACCGGCCGGCCCGGAGGTGAGCACGCCGCCCTTGATCGCCCCGTAGTGCGCCATGTGCTTTTCCCGCTGGTAGAGGAAGTGTGAGCCCGGCAGCAGCTCCGTGGGACCCATCTCCGGCGGCACGTCCTGGGGGTAGTAGAAGACCTGCAGGTAGTTGAGCTCCGGGCCATGGCGTGAGCCGCTGTCCCGGTGCCAATCCTGCGGCTTGGCCGGGCCCCGGCCGCGGTGGTTGGCCATCAGCGTCGGCAGGGCGAAGCCGTCTCCCAGCAGCGAGCGCACCGCCCCGGCGGCTGCGGGGTTGAGAATCACGCCATCGACGAACCAGTCCTCTCGCAGGATTTCAGTGGGTTCCCCCTTCGTGTTCGACGCCAGATAGTCCAGCGCTCGCCGGTTGATCGCGTCCGGCACGGCCGCTTCGAGAATCCAGTAGCCGTTGCGGCAAAACCACACCACGTCCTCATCCGTCATCGCGGGTTCGCAGGAGTGGGTGCGACTCATGCTGGGCGCCTCCGTCCGCTGGAGTTTGCCGCCGAACCTATGATGCGACGCCGCACCACTCGACGATCGCCAGCGCGTAGATCTTGGCGGCGTCGATCAGCTCGTCGATCTCCACGTGCTCGTCGGGACCGTGGGCCACCAGCAGGCTCCCCGGGCCGATGGTGATGGCCGGAATTCCCGCGCGGTTCAGGAACGCCCCGTCGTCGACGGCGGCGAAGCCGTAGTACGGCGCTTCCGTGCCGAACACGCCGGAGTAGGCCGCTTCGAGGGCCTTGCAAATTGGCTCGTCCGGCGACACGTCGAACGGCGGCCACCACAGCAGCCACTCGACCTTGGGTGGGTTGTCCCGCAGCCACGAATCCGTGGCCGCCACGCGCGCGATGTGAGTCTCGATCTCGGCCCTGACGTCCTCCACCGGCTCCTGCGGCGGATGCCAGATGGCGTACTCCACCCGGCTCTCTTCAGAGATCACGAACGGCCCGTTCGGACCGCCCTGCACGAGGCCCGGATAGATCGTGAAGTGCCCCGGTCGCTTGAACATCGGGTGCGACTTGGTTTGGCCCCACTCCTCCTCCAACTGGCGCAAGCCGTCCATGATCAGCTGGGCCTTGTCGATGGAGGACACGCCGATGGCCGCGCCGCCGCCGCCCGCGCGAATCAGCTCGTCGCGCATCGAGGCGTGCACCGCCCGGCCCTTGATCGTCATCGCCATGTAGAGCAGGCCCGGAGAGGCCGGGATGATGCCCAGGCGGTGGGGCGGGCCCGAG
It contains:
- a CDS encoding NADP-dependent oxidoreductase, whose protein sequence is MTATPTNTQVVLARRPTGVPRVDDFEIVESPIPRPTAGEVFVRTIYVSVDPYMRGRLWRRPLRGQPIALGQVMIGEGVGEVVFSSDPRLREGEIVRGEFGWQKYAVTTLEHLEIIDRNAAPLSTALGILGMPGLTAYYGMLEVARPRAGDTVVVTGAAGAVGSAAGQIAKLQGCRVVGTCGSDAKCMYLVNELGFDAAINYRTQPLDDGLASACPDGIDVIFENVGGEVLEALLRRINLHARIALCGAISQYHSRELAPVPPHSRTLHSRRARMEGFLVNDFEDRDPEAMAALTEWVTTGQLTYRENIVAGIENAPAAFVGLFTGENTGKQLVRVSSEDVSVRESQ
- a CDS encoding sugar phosphate isomerase/epimerase, yielding MALKYSVVLATLASSPGGQVWEDPDTVLGAVAEAGYDGVDLDAEPDRIDEALFYAVVDKARNLGLSVPSLLGAWGGWHAGEERDLASSDESKRRYAVDYAKRCLDLGATLDEPPVYEICAVSFVPEYPVTTRPLAELRHQFEQSAREIAAHAETVGVPVAIEPVNRFEGYAGFMNSVVEAVAVVEAVGSDHLGIVADFFHLNIEDGPVTEALRTAGKHLMHIHLADSNRQMPGTGHLDFSDIVRVLDAIGYEGYLSIDCVPAKPDWRTVLTSTREFMGQIEAGVDLQRRLASVA
- a CDS encoding RraA family protein; protein product: MSVSGPLDETTFAALKAADSPTVSNAIEELGVRDHRVGFAGSKVRCIYPELGVTLGYAVTAQIDTTGPGPIEVGRGMREFAELLAAAPKPAIVVVQDVGPHKARAAMFGDYAATLYRAIGAVAFVTDGAIRDIDQMREMRFPCFAAGTSVSHGNPRRITMDIPIEIDGMVVEPGDLIHGDVNGLLNVPLAAAADLPAQIEHVRVTERAAMDALIGPNASVDEALSKMGH
- a CDS encoding phytanoyl-CoA dioxygenase family protein, with the translated sequence MSWDIERHAAELERDGYTILERVLPQDEIDSSVAAIEETLASEETIGRKYGLQSANLRMVFNAQAKHRHFHGLPLRYPAPIEVARRVLGNDMFAHDVTIRVPMPTGEKDHKRFGGNLHADWSDFTVKPFVGGRHYALGIQAAWALTEFSTTTGGPVVWPGSHLTNEIPPEDSVSLPPGWKIAEAPAGSVLMWDASLWHTGGTNRGDGPRYSLILFFQRWWVKGFNDSYRYMPPEMRAQMSLEERKLWGQEAGVPPNTHFRGMSQEQIEALTPEEQAVLNIAAY
- a CDS encoding phytanoyl-CoA dioxygenase family protein; the encoded protein is MTLTKRTYSCAPTMTDDDVIWFCRNGYWILEGVVPDEINQRAMAYLDDHPISEPSEILEEDWFIENVICNPAAAGAVRSLLGDNFTLPVLMSNHRGTAPRHPQDWHRDGGSRYGPEVNYLQVFYYPQDVPPEMGPTELLPGSHFLYQREKHMAHYDAIKGSVLTAAPAGSIFLTSYNIWHRRGARTAPTGIRNLLKYNYWRTEDPGRDWIQEPHFDIEFADFVVDTLRHSELMRDCVDAAEMYFWLCGKSDEFQYLGGQGWPGDIPENKATPEAIERTRYRHRYGVPGDMTDRGNRRAARIW
- a CDS encoding phytanoyl-CoA dioxygenase family protein; its protein translation is MSRTHSCEPAMTDEDVVWFCRNGYWILEAAVPDAINRRALDYLASNTKGEPTEILREDWFVDGVILNPAAAGAVRSLLGDGFALPTLMANHRGRGPAKPQDWHRDSGSRHGPELNYLQVFYYPQDVPPEMGPTELLPGSHFLYQREKHMAHYGAIKGGVLTSGPAGSIFITAYNIWHRRAARTAPAAAGVRHLLKYNYWRTADPQRDWIVNPEFDVASADFVVDGLRFADGVRDCVDAAEMYFWLCGKIDEFHYLGGQSWPADILLTKPEPGTDERARYRRRYGVPGDITDRRERPPGRVR
- a CDS encoding ArgE/DapE family deacylase — protein: MTEPQIRERVLAEVDALADDLVQMTIDTVRIPSVNPTYPGIDQEAARGGETRVNEFCQPLMEAAGLETDLWEAEEGRANLAGTLRGVGGGRSLLFNGHVDVVPPGPDANWSTAGPWSGEVIDGKIWGRGSCDMKGGNAATLTALRAVLQAGLHPKGDVILEFVVGEEMMNTEAGTGAAIERGYTADAAIVAEASGPPHRLGIIPASPGLLYMAMTIKGRAVHASMRDELIRAGGGGAAIGVSSIDKAQLIMDGLRQLEEEWGQTKSHPMFKRPGHFTIYPGLVQGGPNGPFVISEESRVEYAIWHPPQEPVEDVRAEIETHIARVAATDSWLRDNPPKVEWLLWWPPFDVSPDEPICKALEAAYSGVFGTEAPYYGFAAVDDGAFLNRAGIPAITIGPGSLLVAHGPDEHVEIDELIDAAKIYALAIVEWCGVAS